In one Deinococcus detaillensis genomic region, the following are encoded:
- a CDS encoding cation transporting ATPase C-terminal domain-containing protein produces the protein WLNAAIIIVIVLGSIGLDFYQTRRSQVAAESLRSQVAPIGPISSVYDFLTFYVLLRIFHAREAEFHTGWFVESLATQTLVIFVIRTFGNPLKSRPSRPLALAATLVVLVGALLPFTPLSGLLGFVPLPPLYFVFLTFATLTYLGLVELVKRRLFGQVMG, from the coding sequence TGGCTCAACGCCGCCATCATCATTGTGATCGTGCTGGGCAGCATCGGGCTGGACTTCTACCAGACCCGGCGCTCTCAGGTGGCCGCCGAGTCGCTGCGCTCTCAGGTTGCGCCCATCGGCCCCATCAGCTCGGTCTACGACTTCCTGACCTTCTACGTGCTGCTGCGGATCTTCCATGCCCGCGAAGCTGAGTTTCATACCGGCTGGTTTGTCGAGTCGCTGGCGACCCAGACGCTGGTGATCTTTGTGATCCGCACCTTCGGCAACCCGCTGAAATCGAGGCCCAGCCGTCCTCTGGCGCTGGCGGCCACCCTGGTGGTGCTGGTCGGGGCGCTGCTGCCGTTCACTCCTCTCTCAGGACTGCTGGGCTTCGTGCCGCTGCCGCCTCTGTATTTCGTCTTCCTGACCTTCGCCACACTGACCTACCTGGGCTTAGTGGAGTTGGTCAAGCGCCGCCTGTTCGGGCAGGTGATGGGCTGA